In one Modestobacter sp. L9-4 genomic region, the following are encoded:
- a CDS encoding metal ABC transporter permease, whose protein sequence is MLSYDFMQLALVAAVLVGLTAPTVGVYLVQRRLSLIGDGLGHVALLGVAVGLATRTAPVLTALVATVGGAVVLELLRSRRSASTDVALAVMFYGGIAGGVVVVTRAPAGTPANLDSYLFGALTTTTRTDLVVFAVMAVVVLGVTIGLSRHLFTVALDEEHATASGLPVLRLNLLLAVVTAGTVTLSMRVLGLLLISALMVLPAGCAQLVARSFRASLVVAVLVGVTVAVTGTVVSFYADTPSGATIVLVTIAVFALLSAARPLVRASRRDAGGRVRGGVLHGAVLDPLPGPGN, encoded by the coding sequence GTGCTGAGCTACGACTTCATGCAGCTGGCGCTGGTGGCCGCCGTCCTGGTCGGGCTGACTGCGCCGACGGTCGGCGTCTACCTGGTGCAGCGCCGGCTGTCGCTGATCGGCGACGGGCTGGGGCACGTCGCGCTGTTGGGCGTGGCCGTGGGCCTGGCGACCCGAACGGCGCCGGTGCTCACCGCGCTGGTGGCCACGGTCGGCGGCGCCGTCGTGCTGGAGCTGCTGCGCAGCCGCCGCTCGGCCAGCACCGACGTCGCACTGGCGGTCATGTTCTACGGCGGGATCGCCGGCGGTGTCGTCGTGGTCACCCGGGCGCCGGCCGGGACGCCGGCCAACCTGGACAGCTACCTGTTCGGGGCGCTGACCACCACGACGCGCACCGACCTGGTCGTGTTCGCCGTCATGGCGGTCGTGGTGCTGGGCGTGACGATCGGGCTGAGCCGCCACCTGTTCACCGTCGCCCTCGACGAGGAGCACGCGACGGCCAGCGGCCTGCCCGTGCTGCGGCTGAACCTGCTGCTGGCCGTGGTCACCGCGGGCACGGTGACGCTGTCGATGCGGGTGCTCGGCCTGCTGCTGATCAGCGCGCTGATGGTGCTGCCGGCCGGGTGCGCCCAGCTCGTCGCCCGCAGCTTCCGGGCCAGCCTGGTCGTCGCCGTGCTGGTCGGCGTCACCGTCGCGGTCACCGGCACGGTGGTCTCCTTCTACGCCGACACCCCGTCGGGCGCGACGATCGTGCTGGTGACCATCGCCGTCTTCGCCCTGCTCTCGGCCGCCCGGCCGCTGGTGCGCGCGTCGCGCCGGGACGCCGGCGGGCGGGTGCGTGGCGGCGTGCTGCACGGGGCCGTCCTCGACCCGTTGCCCGGACCCGGGAACTGA
- a CDS encoding YcnI family protein: MHILTRSSAVVAATALSVVALGVGSASAHVRVSSADAAPGGYGELTFRVPTESDTLSTTELAVKLPTDTPLASVSVKPVPGWTARTETTTLPTPVQTDDGEVTEAISQVVWTADPSAAIAPGQYQTFTILAGPLPETGSLSLPAVQTYSDGSEVAWIEPAVAGQAEPEHPAPVLQLTAPGGDTAGGVVADSPADTTATSAAAATTDDGPSGTAVAGLVVAIVALLAAGAALVTGLAGRRRTGA, from the coding sequence TTGCACATCCTGACCCGTTCCTCGGCCGTCGTCGCCGCGACCGCGCTGTCCGTCGTGGCGCTGGGGGTGGGGTCCGCCTCCGCCCACGTCCGGGTCAGCTCGGCCGACGCCGCGCCCGGCGGCTACGGCGAGCTCACCTTCCGGGTCCCCACCGAGAGCGACACCCTCTCCACGACCGAGCTGGCCGTGAAGCTGCCCACCGACACCCCGCTGGCCTCGGTCAGCGTCAAGCCGGTGCCGGGCTGGACGGCGCGCACCGAGACGACGACGCTCCCCACGCCGGTGCAGACCGACGACGGCGAGGTCACCGAGGCCATCTCGCAGGTGGTCTGGACCGCCGACCCCTCGGCCGCCATCGCGCCCGGGCAGTACCAGACCTTCACCATCCTGGCCGGGCCGCTGCCGGAGACGGGGTCGCTGAGCCTGCCGGCGGTGCAGACCTACAGCGACGGGTCCGAGGTGGCCTGGATCGAGCCGGCCGTCGCCGGCCAGGCCGAGCCCGAGCACCCCGCCCCGGTCCTGCAGCTCACCGCGCCGGGCGGGGACACCGCCGGCGGCGTCGTCGCCGACTCCCCCGCGGACACGACCGCCACCAGCGCCGCCGCGGCCACGACCGACGACGGCCCGTCCGGGACCGCGGTCGCCGGCCTCGTCGTCGCGATCGTGGCGCTGCTGGCCGCCGGGGCCGCCCTCGTCACCGGCCTGGCCGGACGGCGCCGCACCGGCGCCTGA